In Centropristis striata isolate RG_2023a ecotype Rhode Island chromosome 1, C.striata_1.0, whole genome shotgun sequence, one DNA window encodes the following:
- the sh2d3a gene encoding breast cancer anti-estrogen resistance protein 3 homolog isoform X1 codes for MDSLKKELEEELKLSTEDPTSHAWYHGALSREAAESLFERDGDFLVRDSSSAPGDYVLSCFWKDGPMHFKIIRVVLRPKKGYSRELFQFEEDRFDNVPALIRFYVGGRRPISQASGAVIFHPITRTLPLRVISERHAESTTSSSKGAGRDKRTDSSKRRSFSSAHADTLQVINPLLRSGSQPANLENVGRRPSLQSAQSDSNLRTGVPQSAQSEDKGPAPISPVFRTGSEPLLSPRPRHTRPTFPGGGVTLRGSDGQLHPRAPPKPLRISTVFGNAVPPPPKDRDVDPSSFYDELVVQVPQSGHKGHVDRLRAEEKWQSRARLTETSFGFLEAQNTEASPQLPLLPQKKTAHHVEDWHFEKPHVESVSCFQLDQFESLLLPENNRPLEPSILLALKELFVHSSADNTALHMLTVDCQVARIVGVTDEQKRMMGVESGLELVTLPHGRQLRQDLLERHHLIALGVAVDILGCTGTVSQRATVLHKLILLAQALKDHTHNLYSFSAVMKALEMPQIVRLEMTWRALRRNHTETAVLFEKKLKPFMNMLNEGDDSVVQGPIAVPHLVPLLMAMEGEDPVEDSERGCQLLYDVLQSARNAALHAKDYQQHAHTLLTGGWEPVPEMLEAFRTEFALRLLWGQSGAGADRQERYEKFDKILCVLSDKLEPVEITPQQPDPLT; via the exons ATGGACTCATTAAagaaggagctggaggaggagctgaagctGAGCACTGAGGACCCAACGAGCCATGCATGGTACCACGGAGCGCTGAGCCGAGAG GCTGCAGAGTCTCTGTTTGAGAGGGACGGAGACTTCCTGGTTCGAGACTCCTCCTCGGCCCCTGGAGACTACGTTTTGAGCTGCTTTTGGAAGGACGGGCCCATGCACTTTAAGATCATACGAGTGGTCCTTCGTCCCAAAAAG GGCTACTCTCGGGAGCTGTTCCAGTTTGAGGAGGACCGCTTTGACAATGTTCCCGCTCTGATCCGATTCTATGTGGGCGGGCGTCGGCCCATCTCCCAGGCCTCAGGCGCTGTGATCTTTCACCCAATCACGCGGACCCTTCCTCTGCGTGTCATCAGCGAGCGACACGCCGAGTCCACGACCAGCAGCAGTAAAGGTGCAGGGAGAGACAAACGGACTGACTCCAGTAAAAGACGCAGCTTCAGCTCTGCACATGCAGACACGCTGCAGGTCATCAATCCACTGCTGAG GAGTGGAAGTCAGCCTGCTAATTTGGAGAATGTGGGACGCAGGCCTTCACTTCAGTCTGCACAATCTGACAGCAACCTACGAACTG GTGTTCCACAGAGCGCTCAGTCGGAGGACAAGGGCCCCGCCCCCATCTCGCCAGTGTTTCGCACAGGCAGCGAACCCCTGCTCAGCCCCCGACCACGACACACACGCCCCACATTTCCAg GTGGTGGTGTAACTTTGCGAGGTTCAGATGGACAGCTGCACCCCAGAGCTCCTCCTAAACCTCTCCGGATCTCTACAGTCTTCGGCAACGCTGTCCCTCCTCCACCCAAAGATCGAGACGTTGACCCCTCGTCTTTCTATGATGAGCTGGTCGTCCAG GTGCCACAGTCCGGACACAAAGGTCATGTTGACCGACTACGTGCAGAGGAGAAGTGGCAGAGCCGCGCCCGCCTCACAGAGACTTCCTTCGGTTTTCTGGAGGCACAGAATACCGAAGCATCACCACAGCTGCCGCTGCTGCCGCAGAAGAAGACGGCACATCATGTGGAAGACTGgcattttgaaaagccacat GTGGAGTCGGTCTCATGTTTCCAGTTGGATCAGTTTGAGTCGCTGCTCTTGCCGGAGAACAACAGACCTCTGGAGCCCAGCATCCTGCTGGCTCTCAAAGAGCTCTTCGTCCACTCAAGTGCTGACAACACGGCTCTACACATGCTCACTGTTGACTGCCAG GTAGCGCGCATCGTTGGTGTGACTGACGAGCAGAAGAGGATGATGGGAGTTGAATCAGGGCTGGAACTTGTCACTTTGCCACATGGACGCCAGTTACGACAGGATTTATTAGAGAG acatcATCTAATAGCACTGGGAGTTGCAGTGGACATCCTGGGCTGCACAGGGACTGTGAGCCAGAGGGCAACAGTTTTACATAAATTAATCTTATTGGCTCAGGCTCTGAAAGACCACACCCACAACCTGTACTCCTTCTCAGCTGTGATGAAGGCTCTGGAGATGCCTCAG ATAGTGCGACTGGAGATGACGTGGCGCGCGCTGAGGAGAAACCACACAGAGACTGCAGTGTTATTTGAGAAGAAACTGAAACCCTTCATGAACATGCTGAACGAGGGAGATG ACTCTGTTGTCCAAGGTCCCATAGCCGTGCCACACCTGGTTCCTCTGCTGATGGCGATGGAGGGTGAGGACCCGGTGGAGGACAGCGAGCGCGGCTGTCAGCTTCTCTACGATGTCCTGCAATCAGCTCGCAACGCTGCGCTGCATGCAAAGGACTATCAGCAGCACGCACACACTCTGCTCACAG GAGGCTGGGAGCCCGTCCCTGAGATGCTGGAGGCTTTCCGCACAGAGTTCGCCCTGCGGCTGCTCTGGGGTCAGTCAGGGGCGGGGGCCGACAGGCAGGAGCGCTACGAGAAGTTTGACAAGATTCTTTGTGTCCTCTCCGATAAACTGGAACCCGTGGAGATC